One window from the genome of Spirosoma rhododendri encodes:
- a CDS encoding OmpA family protein: MSADSGKFSGTLPYAATTLLVECAAYQSRLIPIQRSTGKASVVVIIPLLPVTEQAKNKPYRQTEQTAYVQDNETRSAGHDTAGVQRGIFRVFDATRNTPLPATVCFFFTKSGRKTCLTTNASGQVSLAFRERDIVALEASASDYEPYAGNLVIEQLGGSSVKHAIPMNRTLTLLAVEAKGATRCMIRVGQQIVPLTVLQPGRFAAYDLLPGQYELSIGYGKHAVQRTVDLRSGLNWTSFTKSADTIAIVKSPRPATAPEPSVRNHELAPSLLSIDSIPMIYFEQSSYVLRPDSQRVLQQVAQYMKTHPDYTLEITGHTDNVGTPSLNQTLSMYRAMVTASFLARQGVDDDRFIKAGLGGNQPLATNDTEINKARNRRVSLKLISTR, translated from the coding sequence TTGAGTGCTGATTCTGGCAAGTTCTCCGGAACCCTGCCCTACGCAGCAACGACCTTGCTGGTAGAATGTGCTGCCTATCAGTCACGGTTGATTCCGATTCAGCGGTCGACTGGTAAGGCGTCTGTCGTAGTGATTATACCGCTCCTGCCCGTGACAGAACAGGCAAAGAATAAACCCTACCGGCAGACTGAGCAGACAGCGTATGTGCAGGACAACGAAACGCGTTCGGCGGGGCACGATACGGCTGGTGTACAACGCGGTATATTTCGGGTCTTCGACGCTACCCGTAATACGCCATTACCAGCAACCGTTTGTTTTTTCTTCACAAAATCAGGGCGCAAAACCTGCCTGACAACCAATGCCTCGGGCCAAGTATCACTCGCGTTTCGGGAGCGCGACATTGTTGCCCTCGAAGCTTCAGCCTCTGATTATGAACCTTACGCGGGCAACCTGGTCATTGAGCAGTTGGGTGGTTCATCGGTTAAGCACGCGATTCCAATGAATCGTACCCTGACACTATTAGCCGTTGAGGCCAAAGGAGCTACCCGTTGCATGATTCGGGTCGGCCAGCAAATCGTACCGTTGACAGTCCTACAACCCGGTCGATTTGCGGCCTACGACCTGCTGCCCGGTCAGTACGAATTAAGTATAGGGTACGGCAAACACGCCGTACAGCGAACAGTCGACCTCCGTAGTGGCCTGAACTGGACTTCGTTCACCAAGAGTGCCGATACTATTGCTATTGTAAAATCCCCTCGGCCCGCTACCGCACCGGAGCCATCGGTACGTAACCACGAGTTGGCCCCGTCGCTGTTGTCGATTGATTCGATTCCAATGATCTACTTCGAGCAGAGCAGCTATGTGCTCAGACCCGATTCGCAACGCGTATTGCAGCAGGTGGCACAGTACATGAAAACGCACCCGGACTATACGCTGGAGATTACCGGCCACACAGACAACGTGGGTACGCCTTCGCTGAATCAGACGCTATCGATGTACCGAGCCATGGTAACGGCCAGCTTTCTGGCCCGGCAGGGCGTCGACGACGACCGGTTCATCAAAGCCGGGCTTGGCGGTAATCAGCCACTAGCAACAAACGACACTGAAATCAATAAAGCCCGCAACCGACGGGTATCGCTGAAATTAATTTCTACTCGATGA